AACAAGAAAACTATGAGTTAATAGTTGCTATAAAACAAAAAGGGAAGCTTAAAAAAATGGAGATTCTTTTTAATGCAAGAGGCGAAGTTTTAAACCGTAGAGATATACTAAGACGTTCTTATGATTTCCTTATTTTCTAAAGTATTACTAGGTGTGTTTTTATGTCTTGGCTTTTTGGGCACAGCTCAAGATGGTACAACGCTATTAAATCAATCTTCAATTAAACTCAATATAAAAACAGAAACGCGTTGGTCTTATAATTTTGGCACAGAATATAGAACCTTATTAACCGAGTCTATTGGTAATTCACCATTAAAGTTTGATAGTCAACATGTAGAGTTTTCTCATAATACAAGTTATGAGGTAGGCTTTTATGCAACTCTAAGTTTAGGGGTAATGTATAGATTTAGAAATCCTTTTGAAGCTAATAAAGGGAATGAGCTTAGAGTGTCTCAACAATATAGCTACGCAAAACCTTTTAATGCTATTAGGATAGGTCATCGCATAAAGGTAGATGAGCGTATTTATGATAGCGAAACTGTTATTAGAACTCGATATAGGATTGCTTTAGATGCACCACTAAGTGGTTTAAAATTAGATACGAAAGAATTTTATGGTGTAATATCAACCGAAGCTCTGTCAAGTTTTAGTGAGAAAGCGAAACCAGAAATAGACCAACGTTTTACTTTAGGGTTGGGCTATCAGCTTTATAAGAATATGAAGTTACAAGGTGATATTGAATATAGGTTTGAAAATTATTTTAATACTACAGAACAACGCATGTTTCTAAATTTAGGGCTTATAGTCTCAATGTAATACTTGACTATTTTAGAAACTCTAAAAACGATTCCCTTGAAATTTCTTTAGCACCTAGACGTTCCAAGTGATTAGTGTGCATCTGGCAATCAATAAGTTTTACACCTTCGCTTTCAAGTTTTCTCACTAATGATATAAACCCGTATTTTGAGGCGTTACTAACTTTTGTAAACATACTTTCTCCACAAAACAGGTGTTTGTCTTTTAGGTAAATGCCATACAAACCGCCTACCAGTAAATTGTCTTGCCAAACCTCTACAGACGTTGCAACACCTTGGTGGTGTAATTCTGTATAAGCATCAATCATTTGAGATGTAATCCAAGTACCGTCTTGGTCTGGTCTCTCAATTTCAGAACACGCAGTTATAACATCTTTAAAATGGGTGTTGTATGTTACTTTAAACTTTTGTTGATTAAATAATTGGCGCATACTTTTATGAACTTTTAGTTCTTTTGGAAATAACACCATCCTTGGATTTGGTGACCACCACATAATCATTTCGTCATCATTAAACCAAGGAAAAATACCAGAGTTATAGGCTAATGACAAACGTTCTGGAGATAAATTTCCGCCTACAGCCAACAAGCCATCTTGATTAGCTTCACTCGGATTGGGGAACCATAACGTCTCGTCTAATAAGTACATTTACTTGGCAGTTAAAGTGTTGCTAATGTTAAATCTATAATATGCGGTTGTATGTCTGACTTTTTTTAGTCATATTTGAGGTAACCTTTATAGCATAAATTTTGTTCATCATTGCTTTTTTAGAGTTTTGTCTATACGGGTTAACCTAAAACCAAAATATGAAACGCTTCGCTTTTGCGAGGCGTTTCGCTTTCTATTAACTTTTATTAAGGTTAAAAAAGCTGTCTACGCAAACTTAGTAAATACTAAAAAGAGAAGTGAAATCTTGATGAAAGCTTTTTAATAACAGTGCGGTTTTAAAAGTTGCAAAGTCATTATCTCTATTATATGCTTATTTTGAGTCTTTAAAAACCACTGTGCTTTGGCGTTCTCTATTAACGTGCAGTTGTGTAACATCTGGTCTTGAGTAATGCCCAACAGGATCAAAATTTTGGCGCTCTTTATATACGCTCTTAAAATCTATAGTTTTATAAATTATACCTTCTTTATTAATTATTGGCTCTAAAAGAAATTCACCATCTGGGCCAGCAATTGCAGAACCACCATTACTAAGTTGTGTTGGTGCATTTTTTAATATGTCATTTAAAAAAGGTGTGTCTTCAGGAAAATCTTTAGTGGTCATAACACTCGACACAGAAACGACAAAAGAACGAGACTCTCTAGCTATAAAACGCGTAATATCTTTTGTGTTATGCTCACTGCCAGGCCAAACAGCAATATGTAAATTTTCACCTTGTGCATAAAGAGAAGCTCTAGGTAAAGGCATCCAATTTTCCCAGCAATTAAGACCGCCAACTGTAAATTGCTTAAGCTTGTGTACTTGTAAGCCATGACCATCTCCTGGAGACCACGTTAGGCGTTCATCATAAGTAGGTTGTAATTTCCTGTGAACAGACTTAATCTCTCCATCTGAATTTATAAACACTAAAGACGCATATAGGCTATGACCACCACGATCCTTAGGGCGTTCTATAATGCCAAGATAACATGACATGCTGTGAGATTTTAGCGTACTGCAAATTTCATCTAAGTCACCATCCTCTATACATACTGCATTATTACAATAATGTGCGTGCAAAGTTTTATTAGTGTCTAAATTCCAACCAGCGCCATTGGTGTAAGCTAACCAATGTGGGTAGCCAGGTAAAACACCTTCTCCAAATACTATTAACTCTGCCTGTTCTTTTCCAGCATTATTTATAGTGTCTATTATTTTTTCTGTAGTGGCTTTTTTATTTAGCCATACTGGAGAAATTTGGGCTAAAGCAAGGTGTAATGTAGATGAATTGGTTGTCATAAAAATGCACTTATTTTCTATTGGTTAAGATAAGATAACATTTGTAATTTTTAAACCTATTTTAAACATACTGTTTCCCTTAATACATATACAAATAACATATAAAAGGATGCTTTTAATTGCTATAAAAATAGTCCCTTAATTTAATTAATGAGAATAAATGAATTGTAACCGAAATGTAAATTATATGCTGATTTAATTTAGTGACAACCTTATGGTTATGATTGCTTAATTGAATGTTTTTGAGTGGATTAACATACCTTGGTATATTAGCATTGTCATTTATTAATCAATAAAAAAAATCAAAAAAAATGAAAACGCTAATTACAATTATTGCAGTAAGCCTGATGACATTAACCTCATCTTTTGCAAACACAGATCCTCTTGAAGATGATGCCAAAGAACAGCTTAGAGAGCAAGTTATGGTATTGTTAGAAAACCCAACTGTTGAAGTAGACAACGCTTCAATAAGCAGTACAATTACTTTTACAATTAACTCTAATGGAGAGTTGGTAGTTTTAGATGTAGCTACAAAGAACACACAGGTAAAACAGTTTGTAATTAAGACCTTAAATTACAAGAAGACGACAATGGTACCACAAAACTTCGGAAAAGTGTTTAAAGTAAAGTACACTATAGAGAAAGCTTAAAACTAACAAGAGTTTTTGCTAAGAACCTGTTTCAATCCTGAGACAGGTTTTTTTTATAGAATCCTATTTAGTAAAAGTTGAACATCAATCAATACAATACTCAAAACACCAAGAACTATAATAAACTTGAGGAAATTGTGAAGCAACACATATTGTATTTTCGAAGTAGAAACCCATAAAAACAAACAGAAGACAATAAGTAAAATTATGCTTCCGTAGAAATAGAAATCCATATACCCTAACTTAAACTTAGTAATGAGCAGGAATATAGGTACTAAAGTTAGCATAGCTAAAATTGTTAGCATCTTCTTGCTAAATGTAACGCCATAGGTAACTGGAATTGTATGATAGTCTTGTGCTAAATCTCCTTTTAGGTTCTCCAAATCTTTTACCAATTCTCGCATCGCAATTACTAAAAATAGAAATGTCGCATGTACAAATATGACTAAGTCGAAATTTTTATAGTATACAAATACAGCAAAGAATGGAACTACAGCCAAAACTGAAGCCGTTATATTTCCTACAAATGCAAACCTCTTAAGTTTATGCGAGTAAAACCAAATAGCAAAAATATAGACACTAAAAAAAAGCACAGCTTTAAATGAAATATAACTGGCCAAAACAACCGATAAAAAATTAAAGATAAAATAGGTGTTTAGTTTAGTGCGTTGTTTTACATAACCGTCTATTTTGCTTTTTAATGGTCTGTTTATAACATCTTTCTCGGCATCGTAAAAGTTATTTATAATGTAGCCGCCAGCAATTGCCAAAGCAGATGCTATTACCAGTATAAAAAGGTTATGGTCAAACAATACTTTAGATAATGGCAGTTGCGGTGCCAAAATATAAATAGAGGTAAGGTATTGTGCTAAGATTATAACTAAGATGTTATAACCTCTAATTGATGAAAATAAACTTAAGATTTTTAGCAACACGACCTTATGAGTGCGCTTTAGGAAAGACATAACTTAAAAGTTGTAAACGACTTCTAGATTATGGCCTTGTAAAGATTTTCTAGCTTTGTCTATATCTTCTGTAAAGCCTAAAATATAACCACCGCCACCAGAACCACAAAGTTTCAGGTAATAGTCATTTGTGTCTATACCTTGTTTCCATAAATTGTGAAACTGCTTAGGAATCATAGGTTTAAAGTTGTCTAAAACAACATGAGATAGTTGTTTAATATTCCCGAATAAAGATTTTACATCACCTTTAAGAAAATCATCTACACAAGCATCTGTATGTTTTACAAACTTGTCTTTTAGCATTTTTCTAAAACCTTCTTGCTTCATATTTTCCATAAACAATTGTACCATAGGAGCAGTTTCTCCAGTGCTGCCGCTATCTAATAAGAAAACAGCACCTTTACCATTTTCTGTTTGAGAAGGTATGCCTGCTGGTTCAATATTATCTTTGCTATTAATTAAAATAGGAATGCTTAAATAGCTGTTTAACGGATCTAAACCTGAAGACTTTCCGTGGAAAAACGATTCCATTTCGCCAAAGATAGATTTTAACTTCAGTAATTTTTCTCTAGTTAAATTTTCAAGTACAGTAATTTTGTCTTGCGCGTATTGGTCATAAATGGCAGCTACTAAGGCACCACTACTACCAACACCATAACCTTGAGGAATGCTAGAATCAAAATACATTCCTTTAGATATATCTGCATTTAAGCTTTCAATATCAAAAGAAACAAGTTCTGGTTGTTCTATCTGTAGGGAGTTTAAGTAATCTGCAAAGCGTTTAAGGTTGCTGTTGCTATCTTTAGTCTTGTCACTTTTATTCTCATCTATTTTAAGAGCGCCATTATAAAAATTATAAGGAATAGATAAACCTTTAGAGTCCTTAATGATACCATACTCTCCAAAGAGTAAAATTTTAGAATAGAATAAAGGACCTTTCATAAACTTAAATTAAATTATAGCAGAAGCGCCGCTTCCTACATTATCACAAAGATACTCACCATTTTTACAATATGCAACTAACTCTTTTTTAATGAAATCCAAGGTTTTATCAGCTTCGTTTTTGGGGTAGAGAAGGTGTACATTTGCACCAGCATCTAATGTAAAGCAAAGATTTAAATTGGTTTCTTTTCTAAACGCCCAAATCCTATTAATTATTTCAAGAGTATTCGGTTTCATTAAGATAAAATAAGGGTTGCTTGTCATCATCATAGCGTGCAAGGTTAATGCCTCACGCTCTACTAGGTTTATAAAGTCTTTTAAATTTCCAGATTCTAATATTTCTAAAAGACTAACCATGTTGTCTTGTGCTTGGTTAAACCGTTGTTCAGAAAACGGATGACCGTACATAAGTTGATGTCCAACTGTACTAGATACTTGCTTTTCGCCCTTATCAACAAGTAAAATAGTGTCTTGGTAATCTTTAAATACAGGATCTATTTTATCATATTTTATGGCATAGTTATTTGTACTTTCAGGAATAGCTTCATGTTTTCCCCAAATCATCATCGGTCCATCTATACTTCTACTTGCGCTTCCAGAGCCTAAACGTGCTAAAAAAGATGCTTTATTCTGAAAATATAAATTGTCTTTTAAGTTATCGATTTGCTTTTCTAATGCAACTAAACACATGGAAAGCGCAGCCATCCCACTAGCAGATGATGCTATTCCAGAACTATGCGGAAAACTGTTGCTAGTTTCAATTTTAAACTTATAGTTTTTTAAAAAAGGTAAATACTCTTCAATTCGCTCAAAGAATTTCCCAATCTTAGGTTCAAAGGATGTTGTTCTTTCACCATCTAAATAAACCTGAAAGGAATAGTCATTTGTTAAGTTTTCCTTTTTCTCAAAATGCAATGTTGTAATAGTCTTACAGGTATTAAGCGTAAAACTAATAGATGTGTTTTCAGGAATTTGAATATCTCGTTTTCCCCAATATTTTACTAACGCTATATTGCTTGGCGCTTCTGAAGTTATGCTGCCTTTTTCTGGAAGTGATGAATAGTCTTTCATCAAAAAATTAGATGCTGTCATACCGCAAAGATACTATTGATTATGATTTGTAAACCCTGTTTTAGTTTTTAATACAATTGGAAAACTAAAAACAATTCCTAAATTAGTAGCAACTAACAACTCATGACCAAGAAAAAACTCATAAGAATACTATTGGCAATTGCAATTTGCCTAATAGTTGGTTTTTTAGGAGCTTACGCAACTCAAGCTAGTGTTGCTACGTGGTACTCTACATTAGAAAAACCAAGCTATAACCCACCAAATTGGGTGTTTACACCAATTTGGACAACATTATATGTGTTAATGGGAGTTGCTGCAGGCCTAGTTTGGAGCAAGGGTTTTTACCACCTTTGGGTAAAGACTGCTTTATACCATTTTGGATTTCAGTTATTGTTAAGTTCTGCTTGGTCTGTCGTATTTTTTGGCTTACAATCTCCTTTGTTTGCACTCTTTGTAATTTTAACTCTATTTGTGCTAATACTTTTAACTATAAAATGGTTTAAAATTGTTAAGCCGATTGCAGCATATTTAATGATACCTTATCTACTTTGGGTAGGCTTTGCAATAGTTTTAAATTTTGAGATTTGGCGCCTTAATTAATTTAATTTATAGTGTACCGCTTTGTTTTGAAGCGTTGATAATAAGTCTTTATTTATATTAATCTTATGCTTTCTGCTAGGCATGTGTAGCTTCACTTTGTCTTCCATTTCATAAACAACAAAGTTGAGTAGCTTGTCGCCTTTGTGCTCATCTAATATAGATTTTAAACTCTGTATGTCATCGCCCTTTAATTCATTTACATTTATTTGAATGGTTAGTTTTCTTGCATAGCGCTCTAACACATCCTGAAGCATTTCAAAATTATTAAACTGTATTCTCGGATCACTCTTTTTGCCAGTTTGCCTATTTGTAAAACCTTCTCTTATAAATGCTTTTACATACAGAAATGAATTAGGGATTAGCAAGTGTCTGTACTTTAGGTAATCTTCGCCATAAATTTTAAACTCATAAGTGTTATGGTAATCTTCTGCAGTAAAAATTGCCCAACCTTTATTGGTTTTTGTGGTAAGGTGCCTAATATCTGTAAGAATACAAGCTAATGATAGCTCTGCATTTAGCACCTGTTGTAAATCTTCAAGGTAATTGAGGTTAGCGTTACAGAAAGACTTCATTTCTATATTATAATCATCTAACGGATGCCCAGAAATATACATACCTACCACATCACGCTCTTTCCTTAATTTTTCCATAGTTCCCCATTCTTCACAAGGAGGCACTACAGGTTCTGGAATTTGTACTTCACTAGCTTCACCAAATAAACTTACTTGAGAGGAGTTTTTGTTTTCCTGGTACTTTGCAGCATATCGTATTACTTTTTCTAAGAAAGTGATACCGTCACCTTCATCTAAAAAATACTGTGCTCTGTGAGTGTCCTGAAAACTATCAAAACCACCAGCTAAAGCGAGATTTTCAAAAGCTTTTTTATTGGCAGCACGTAAATCTATACGTTTAGCCATATCGAAGATCGATTTAAAATGACCGTTTTCTTTTCGCTCTGCTACAATGGACTCTACGGCACTTGAACCCACACCTTTTATTGCTGCCATACCAAAACGAATGGCACCTTCTTTATTTACAGAAAATTTTCTGAAAGATTCATTAACATCTGGACCTAACACATCAAGTTTCATACGTCTGCATTCTTCCATAAAGAATGTTACCTGCTTTATGTTGCTCATGTTGTTAGATAAAACCGCAGCCATATATTCTGCAGGATAGTGTGCTTTAAGGTAGGCTGTTTGGTAGGCAATCCAGGCATAACAAGTAGAGTGAGATTTATTAAAAGCATAACTTGCAAAGGCTTCCCAGTCTTTCCACACTTTTTCTAATTTTTCTGCATCATGACCTTTAGCTGAAGCCTGCTCAATAAATTTAGGTTTCATTTTATCGAGTACAGCTTTTTGCTTCTTACCCATTGCTTTACGAAGGATATCTGCTTCACCTTTTGTAAAATCTGCAAGCTTTTGAGATAAAAGCATTACTTGCTCTTGGTAAACCGTAATACCATAAGTTTCCTTAAGATATTCTTCCATTGCAGGTAAATCATACTCTATGTCTTCATCACCGTGTTTTCTGGCAATAAAACTTGGTATATATTCCATTGGTCCTGGACGATAAAGCGCGTTCATTGCAATAAGGTCATCAAAGACTGTTGGTTTTAAAGACTGCATATGTTTCTGCATTCCTGGAGATTCATATTGAAATATACCTACGGTTTCACCACGTTGGAATAGTTCATACGTTTTTTCATCATCTAAAGGAAAACTGTCTGGGTCTAATTGTACGCCGTGTTTTGCTTTTACAATCTTTACGGTATCCTTAATAAGAGTAAGTGTTTTTAGACCAAGGAAATCCATTTTAAGTAGTCCAGCATCTTCTACTACAGAATTGTCAAATTGTGTGATGTATAATTCACCATCCTTAGACCTTGCAATAGGAACAAAGTTGGAGATATCATCTGGTGTGATTATAACGCCACAAGCGTGTACACCAGTATTTCTTACAGAACCTTCTAAAACACGAGCCTGATTAACGGTTTGAGCCTGTAAATCATTTCCGCCTGAAATGCTTAAAAGTTCTTTTACGCCTTCAAAATCTTCACTTCTAAATTTTCTGGAGAGCTCTTTTTCATCTACGCCAAATATTTTACCAAGCTTAGTCATATCTGGAATAAGTTTGGCAATCTTATCTGTTTCGTGCAACGGTAAATCTAAAACACGACCGGTATCTCTTATGGCAGATTTTGCTGCCATAGTACCGTAAGTTATAATCTGTGCTACTTGATCACTACCATATTTTTTAATTACGTAATCCATGACACGGCTTCGACCTTCGTCATCAAAATCAATATCAATATCGGGCATACTTACACGATCCGGATTAAGGAAACGCTCAAAAAGTAGATCGTATTTAATAGGGTCTATATTGGTAATTTTTAAGCAATAAGCTACGGCACTACCAGCAGCAGAACCACGACCTGGACCAACAGAAACGTCCATGTTTCTTGCTTCTCTAATAAAGTCTTCTACAATTAGAAAATATCCAGGATACCCTGTTTTTTCAATAATAGATAGCTCAAAATCTAAACGCTCTTTAATCTCTGGAGTTATCTCTCCATAACGTTCTTTTGCACCTTCATAAGTAAGGTGTTTTAAAAATGCATTTTCGCCTCGTTTACCACCATCATCTAAATCTTTAGAATCTTTAAATTTTTCAGGAATTTCAAAGGCTGGTAATAAAACGTCCCTAGCAAGATCAAACCCTTCAATTTTATTTACAACGTCTTGCGTATTGGTAATTGCTTCTGGAAGGTCTTTAAATAAAGCCTTCATTTCATCATTACTCTTAAAATAGTATTCTTGGTTGGGTAAACCATAACGATAACCACGTCCTCGGCCAATAGGTTTGCTTTGCTTTTCTCCATCTTTTACGCAAAGTAAAATGTCATGAGCATTAGCATCTCCTTTTGCTGTGTAATAGGTATTGTTGCTTGCAACTATTTTTATGTCGTGCGCTTTGGCTAGTTTTATTAAAACCTCATTAGCACGACGCTCGTCTTCTTGGTCATGGCGCATAATTTCCATGTAAAGATCTTCTTCAAAATGAGATTTCCACCAAAGTAAAGATTCTTCGGCTTGCTTTTCTCCTACATTTAAAACCTTACTTGGTACCTCTCCATATAGGTTTCCTGTTAAAACAATTACATCTTCTTTGTATTTTTCTACAACAGCTCTGTCTATTCTTGGTACATAATAAAACCCTTCTGTATAAGCTATAGATGCCATCTTAGCCAAATTATGGTAGCCTTTTTTAGTTTTTGCAAGCATTACTATCTGGTAACCGTTATCCTGTCTGGATTTATCATTGTGATCTTCACAGACCTGAAACTCACAACCTACAATGGCTTTTAAAGGCTTTTTGTCTAGGTCTTCACTACCTGCTAAAGATTTGTTATAAGTATTAACGGCTCTCACAAAATGAAAAGCACCCATCATATTGGCGTGGTCTGTGAGTGCTACACCAGGCATATTATTAGCTATAGCATTGTCTACTAAATCCTGGATACTCATTGTAGACTGAAGAACAGAGAATTGGCTATGATTGTGTAAGTGGGAAAACGTAACTTCTTCTAAGACTGCAATGTTTTCTTCTAGCTCTTCCTCTGATATCTCATCGACTCCTTGTTCTTTTTCAAGAGCTTTTCTTATTTGTTCTGAAGCTTTCTTGAGGTTAATATGCTTTAACCCTATAAGTTGAATTGTCTGTGGGTTTTCTTCAGAAAAATTCTCAAAATAATCTGGAGACACGTCTAACTCTTCAGCTGTATAAATACGCTTTCTTATAAGTTCTAAAAAGCATCGCGTTGTTGCCTCAACATCTGCAGTGGCATTGTGAGCTTCATTAAAAGCTTTGTTAAATAAGAATTGGTGAAGTTCTGTAAGGGTAGGCAGTTTAAATTTTCCGCCACGTCCACCAGGAATTTTACAAAGTTCTGCTGTGGTTTCTGTACAAGTGTCTAAAACAGGTAGTTCTTGCAATGGGTTGTCTATGCCTTTTCTGTAAAACTCGGCACCCATAATATTAATATCAAACGCAACATTTTGTCCTACAACAAATTTTGTCTGTTTTAATGCTTCATTAAATTTATGAAGTGAGTCTACCAGGTCTACACCATTTTTATCTGCTAACTCTGTAGAAATACCGTGAATTTGCTCTGAGTCATACGGGATATTAAAACCGTCTGGTTTTATAAGCATATCATCGTGAGACACCAACTTACCCATGTCATCATGAAGCTGCCAAGCTATCTGTATACAACGTGGCCAATTATCTGTATCTGTTATTGGAGCGTTGTAATTTTTAGGTAAACCAGTTGTTTCAGTATCAAATATTAAATACATATGTATTTGAATGTTAGAGTTATATGGGTAGGTTTTAGTGTCTTGATTTCAGACAAAAAAATGTGTTTAAAAGTATAAAAAATGAACGTTTTAAATGCTGAATTATTTGTTGAGTTGTTCACATTATATCAAATTAAAACATTCTTTACACGCAACCTTATTTAATGACACTCATCTATAAAACAACTAAACTACTCAAATGAAACATTTTAAATTTATCTCTTTCTTCTTGCTATTCCTGCTTTTTCAGTCTTGTATTTTTGCTGATGATTTAAATGTAGAAGACAACTCTAGATTGCAGTTTGTTGGTCGTGTAATGTCTGATGCTAATAATCCTATTGTTGGGGTTTCTGTAATTGCTAAAGCAGACTCATATGTTGTAGGCTCTACAACTACAGATGCAAATGGTTTTTTCGATCTTATTTCTCTAGACGCTACTGGAAGAACTTTTAATAACACATATGGTTTGGAGGTTGTTGTAAATGAATTCTCTTTAGATAATGAGTCTTTTACTGAGTACACTTCTGTTTTTATTGATAGTAGAGATCGGTTTTACGATTTTGAAACTATTGAACTTAAGACAAGTGCTCAACTCGAATTAAATATTCAAAATACAGAGAATACTTCTGATACCTTTTCTTGGTCTTTGCACTATACAAATACACAGTGTAATCAATTTTTTGTAGAAGGCCAAATACAGGAAGATGAGTCGGACTGTTATTCGCAAACCTCCGTTTTTAGGACATTAAATGAAAATACACCAAATTTTAGCAGATCCTATTCTGTAGTTCTTAATACTGAAGCTCAATTTACATATAGTGTAAACGGTTCTGATCCTATAACAGAACTTATACAAATTAATAACCCAAACACTGTATACAATGTTGAGTATTAGATTAAGTATAGTATTTTGTTTGGTATTAAATAGTTGTTTGTTTTCACAAAACGATACCAGAGAAGGTGAAGAGGCTGTAGAGTTTTATGATGTAGGTTTTATAAGTATTTCTCCCTATTACCCAATTGCGATTGGTGATAATTTTGCAAGCAAAGCCCAAAATACAAATTTAGGTGCGCAATTAGAGTCTAGGTTTGTTATAGCAGACCATATTTTGATCGGTGCAAGGTTAAATATTTTTTCAGGACAGGTAACAAAACCAGAACTTGTAGGTAATTATGATCTTAGAAATGTAAATTTAATAGGTATAGAAGCAGGTTATAGAATTCCAACTTTAAAGAACTTTAATTTGTCCTTTTTAGCTGGAATAGGTGCTATAGAATATCGGAATGATGTAGATGGAGAAATATTTGAAGATACAGGAGAAGCTTATTCACTTATGGCAGATGCAGACTATAAGTTTTCAAGGCATTTTAGTGCATTTTTAACTGCAGAATATAGGTATGAGTCTCTTAATACTAAAGCTCCAAATAGTACAGTTGCA
This region of Croceibacter atlanticus HTCC2559 genomic DNA includes:
- a CDS encoding diphosphomevalonate/mevalonate 3,5-bisphosphate decarboxylase family protein translates to MTASNFLMKDYSSLPEKGSITSEAPSNIALVKYWGKRDIQIPENTSISFTLNTCKTITTLHFEKKENLTNDYSFQVYLDGERTTSFEPKIGKFFERIEEYLPFLKNYKFKIETSNSFPHSSGIASSASGMAALSMCLVALEKQIDNLKDNLYFQNKASFLARLGSGSASRSIDGPMMIWGKHEAIPESTNNYAIKYDKIDPVFKDYQDTILLVDKGEKQVSSTVGHQLMYGHPFSEQRFNQAQDNMVSLLEILESGNLKDFINLVEREALTLHAMMMTSNPYFILMKPNTLEIINRIWAFRKETNLNLCFTLDAGANVHLLYPKNEADKTLDFIKKELVAYCKNGEYLCDNVGSGASAII
- a CDS encoding DUF2490 domain-containing protein codes for the protein MISLFSKVLLGVFLCLGFLGTAQDGTTLLNQSSIKLNIKTETRWSYNFGTEYRTLLTESIGNSPLKFDSQHVEFSHNTSYEVGFYATLSLGVMYRFRNPFEANKGNELRVSQQYSYAKPFNAIRIGHRIKVDERIYDSETVIRTRYRIALDAPLSGLKLDTKEFYGVISTEALSSFSEKAKPEIDQRFTLGLGYQLYKNMKLQGDIEYRFENYFNTTEQRMFLNLGLIVSM
- a CDS encoding TspO/MBR family protein, giving the protein MTKKKLIRILLAIAICLIVGFLGAYATQASVATWYSTLEKPSYNPPNWVFTPIWTTLYVLMGVAAGLVWSKGFYHLWVKTALYHFGFQLLLSSAWSVVFFGLQSPLFALFVILTLFVLILLTIKWFKIVKPIAAYLMIPYLLWVGFAIVLNFEIWRLN
- the aat gene encoding leucyl/phenylalanyl-tRNA--protein transferase yields the protein MYLLDETLWFPNPSEANQDGLLAVGGNLSPERLSLAYNSGIFPWFNDDEMIMWWSPNPRMVLFPKELKVHKSMRQLFNQQKFKVTYNTHFKDVITACSEIERPDQDGTWITSQMIDAYTELHHQGVATSVEVWQDNLLVGGLYGIYLKDKHLFCGESMFTKVSNASKYGFISLVRKLESEGVKLIDCQMHTNHLERLGAKEISRESFLEFLK
- a CDS encoding geranylgeranylglycerol-phosphate geranylgeranyltransferase, with amino-acid sequence MSFLKRTHKVVLLKILSLFSSIRGYNILVIILAQYLTSIYILAPQLPLSKVLFDHNLFILVIASALAIAGGYIINNFYDAEKDVINRPLKSKIDGYVKQRTKLNTYFIFNFLSVVLASYISFKAVLFFSVYIFAIWFYSHKLKRFAFVGNITASVLAVVPFFAVFVYYKNFDLVIFVHATFLFLVIAMRELVKDLENLKGDLAQDYHTIPVTYGVTFSKKMLTILAMLTLVPIFLLITKFKLGYMDFYFYGSIILLIVFCLFLWVSTSKIQYVLLHNFLKFIIVLGVLSIVLIDVQLLLNRIL
- a CDS encoding mevalonate kinase family protein, with the protein product MKGPLFYSKILLFGEYGIIKDSKGLSIPYNFYNGALKIDENKSDKTKDSNSNLKRFADYLNSLQIEQPELVSFDIESLNADISKGMYFDSSIPQGYGVGSSGALVAAIYDQYAQDKITVLENLTREKLLKLKSIFGEMESFFHGKSSGLDPLNSYLSIPILINSKDNIEPAGIPSQTENGKGAVFLLDSGSTGETAPMVQLFMENMKQEGFRKMLKDKFVKHTDACVDDFLKGDVKSLFGNIKQLSHVVLDNFKPMIPKQFHNLWKQGIDTNDYYLKLCGSGGGGYILGFTEDIDKARKSLQGHNLEVVYNF
- a CDS encoding carbon-nitrogen hydrolase family protein, which translates into the protein MTTNSSTLHLALAQISPVWLNKKATTEKIIDTINNAGKEQAELIVFGEGVLPGYPHWLAYTNGAGWNLDTNKTLHAHYCNNAVCIEDGDLDEICSTLKSHSMSCYLGIIERPKDRGGHSLYASLVFINSDGEIKSVHRKLQPTYDERLTWSPGDGHGLQVHKLKQFTVGGLNCWENWMPLPRASLYAQGENLHIAVWPGSEHNTKDITRFIARESRSFVVSVSSVMTTKDFPEDTPFLNDILKNAPTQLSNGGSAIAGPDGEFLLEPIINKEGIIYKTIDFKSVYKERQNFDPVGHYSRPDVTQLHVNRERQSTVVFKDSK